In Juglans regia cultivar Chandler chromosome 13, Walnut 2.0, whole genome shotgun sequence, the following proteins share a genomic window:
- the LOC109008345 gene encoding zinc finger protein CONSTANS-LIKE 14-like, translating to MGSPGSRTGESVACDFCTEQLAVLYCRADSAKLCLFCDQHVHSANLLSQKHMRSQICDNCSSEPVSVRCATDNLVLCQECDWDAHGSCSLSASHDRDPVEGFSGCPSALELASLWGIDLQDKKLNPSAPSILNWTDGTMDDSSSWVFEKSRAGVMYLQDLIVPNENAIFGVNGGEIVTTSKKQGGPSCGKRRQVMFKQLVELFKRGLSAESPRSSADWQGMSLEGVVGLGNGVDGVDEFVGASPVAQQQPRQAPLTALLMMDLKENNRIVDGDMLWGSNSNGHSTQIWDFKLGRLRDLEETVELEAAYGVNDAGFMVRNFGELMKETSLNKSKMFGDLYQMNCPTAHDDMAINNNSNNPSTSHGPATSESNNLPMGRPSTGSAFGKAGGSGGSKDVQFVEQAFFVRGDSVGTAATPKVDMELLAQNRGNAMQRYKEKKKTRRYDKHIRYESRKARADTRKRVKGRFVKTSEAPDD from the exons ATGGGGAGCCCTGGATCGAGGACCGGAGAGAGCGTGGCCTGCGATTTCTGCACTGAGCAACTGGCAGTTCTGTACTGTAGAGCCGACTCAGCCAAGCTCTGCTTGTTCTGCGACCAGCACGTGCACTCGGCGAACCTGCTCTCCCAGAAGCACATGCGCTCTCAGATCTGCGATAACTGTAGCTCGGAGCCGGTCTCGGTTCGCTGCGCCACAGACAACCTGGTGCTGTGCCAGGAGTGCGATTGGGACGCCCACGGCAGCTGCTCCTTGTCGGCCTCACACGATCGCGACCCGGTTGAAGGGTTCTCCGGGTGCCCCTCGGCCCTCGAGCTGGCTTCTCTCTGGGGCATCGATCTCCAGGACAAGAAGCTGAATCCGTCGGCGCCTTCAATTCTGAACTGGACCGATGGTACTATGGACGACTCGTCCTCGTGGGTGTTTGAAAAATCAAGAGCTGGGGTGATGTATCTTCAGGACCTGATTGTGCCGAACGAGAATGCGATTTTCGGCGTGAATGGTGGGGAAATCGTGACTACGTCAAAGAAACAAGGCGGTCCGAGCTGTGGGAAGCGGAGGCAGGTGATGTTTAAGCAGCTGGTGGAGCTTTTCAAGAGGGGCTTGTCGGCGGAGTCGCCGAGGAGTAGTGCTGATTGGCAGGGAATGAGTTTGGAAGGCGTAGTGGGTCTGGGAAATGGAGTTGATGGGGTTGATGAATTTGTGGGTGCGAGTCCGGTTGCTCAACAACAACCACGACAAGCGCCGCTCACGGCTTTGCTtatgatggatttgaaggagaacAATCGTATTGTGGATGGGGATATGTTGTGGGGTTCTAATTCCAATGGTCATAGTACCCAG ATATGGGATTTTAAACTTGGACGATTGAGGGATCTTGAAGAAACAGTGGAGCTGGAAGCTGCCTATGGTGTAAATGATGCAGGATTTATGGTGAGAAATTTTGGTGAACTTATGAAAGAAACATCTTTGAATAAATCAAAAATGTTCGGAGACTTGTACCAGATGAATTGCCCTACTGCACACGATGATATGGCGATTAAT AATAATTCAAACAACCCATCAACCAGCCATGGGCCCGCAACATCGGAGAGTAACAACCTTCCTATGGGAAGACCATCCACAGGTTCAGCATTTGGTAAAGCAGGAGGTTCTGGTGGCTCTAAAGATGTCCAGTTTGTGGAACAAGCTTTTTTTGTTAGAGGTGACAGTGTGGGAACAGCAGCAACTCCCAAGGTTGACATGGAGCTGCTGGCACAGAATAGAGGCAATGCCATGCAACGAtacaaggagaagaagaaaacgcgAAG ATATGATAAGCATATACGGTACGAGTCAAGGAAAGCTAGAGCTGATACTAGGAAGCGAGTCAAGGGCCGGTTTGTGAAGACTAGTGAAGCTCCCGATGATTAA
- the LOC108980288 gene encoding leucine-rich repeat protein 1-like produces the protein MVSKLFICFSFAIAIASVDCNSEGDALYAWKSKLVDPNHILQSWDPTLLNPCTWFHITCNNNNSVTGVGLGNAGLSGFLVPQLGALPNLRYLKVFRNNLSGSIPMEIGNLTSLISLDLYQNQFSGVIPASLGYLPSLRFLRLNSNKLTGKIPVEVLKLVTWGNLRILNVSDNLLVGRAHGTNTKGFAYTSKFYNTRSKSSEVKLRRYGDYSTACLQPSSF, from the exons ATGGTTTCCAAACTTTTCATTTGCTTCTCGTTTGCTATTGCCATTGCATCAGTAGATTGCAACTCGGAAG GGGATGCTCTTTATGCTTGGAAAAGCAAATTGGTCGACCCTAACCATATACTTCAGAGCTGGGATCCAACATTGCTCAATCCATGCACCTGGTTTCACATTAcctgcaacaacaacaacagcgTTACGGGGGT AGGCCTTGGAAATGCTGGACTCTCGGGATTTCTTGTCCCTCAGCTTGGAGCATTGCCTAATCTTCGATATTT GAAAGTATTTAGAAACAACTTAAGTGGATCAATACCAATGGAGATAGGTAACCTAACAAGCCTGATAAGTTTGGATCTGtaccaaaatcaattttctggGGTCATTCCAGCATCACTTGGATACTTGCCTTCCTTGAGGTTTTT GAGATTGAACAGTAACAAGCTTACTGGCAAGATACCAGTAGAGGTCCTCAAACTCGTTACCTGGGGGAATTTGAGGATTTT GAATGTATCTGACAACCTGCTGGTTGGGAGAGCCCACGGCACAAACACAAAAG GATTTGCATATACTTCTAAGTTCTATAATACAAGATCCAAAAGCTCAGAAGTAAAATTAAGACGATATGGAGACTACAGTACTGCCTGCTTGCAACCATCCagcttttaa
- the LOC108980287 gene encoding leucine-rich repeat protein 1-like — translation MKICAMFHFLPAFLLLSSLSALTKANIEGDALYALRRAVKDPNGVLASWDPTLVDPCTWFHVTCDGDNRVTRLDLGNAKLSGNLVPELGKLERLQYLELYMNNLVGSIPEELGGLKSLVSLDLYHNNLTGCIPASLSKLSNLKFLRLNSNNLTGRIPRELTKLGNLKILDVSHNDLCGTFPTSGSFSKFSEESFKNNPRLEGPELMGFVRYDVGGSC, via the exons ATGAAGATCTGTGCtatgtttcattttcttcctgcttttcttcttttatcgAGCCTTTCAGCGCTTACAAAGGCAAACATAGAAg GGGACGCTCTGTACGCATTGAGGAGAGCTGTGAAGGATCCAAATGGTGTTCTGGCGAGCTGGGATCCGACCTTAGTGGATCCCTGCACTTGGTTCCACGTTACTTGCGACGGTGATAATCGGGTTACCCGACT TGACCTCGGAAATGCGAAGCTGTCGGGCAACCTGGTTCCAGAGTTGGGGAAGCTTGAGCGTCTTCAGTATCT GGAATTGTACATGAACAACTTGGTGGGTTCCATACCAGAGGAACTTGGAGGACTGAAGAGCCTTGTTAGCTTGGATCTTTATCACAATAACCTCACTGGGTGCATCCCTGCCTCCCTCTCTAAGCTCTCCAATCTCAAATTCCT GCGATTGAACAGCAATAATCTGACTGGGAGAATACCGAGGGAACTCACTAAACTTGGAAACCTCAAGATCCT TGACGTGTCTCACAATGATTTGTGTGGTACATTCCCAACCTCGGGTTCGTTTTCTAAGTTCTCGGAGGAAAG TTTCAAGAACAATCCAAGACTTGAAGGACCAGAACTGATGGGATTTGTGAGATACGATGTGGGAGGAAGCTGCTAA